A stretch of Desulfotalea psychrophila LSv54 DNA encodes these proteins:
- the rpoZ gene encoding DNA-directed RNA polymerase subunit omega encodes MARITVEDCLDQVGKDNRFNLIHLAVKRIHQHRQGEPFLAGERNKEVVNTLREIAAGKVTLANIDQLPDMVDGVLPESGKAMGKSAE; translated from the coding sequence ATGGCTAGAATTACTGTTGAAGATTGTCTGGATCAGGTAGGAAAAGACAATCGTTTTAATTTGATTCACCTTGCTGTAAAACGTATTCATCAGCATCGTCAGGGAGAGCCTTTTCTTGCAGGTGAGAGAAATAAGGAAGTTGTTAACACCCTACGTGAAATCGCTGCAGGCAAGGTAACCCTTGCAAACATTGATCAACTACCTGATATGGTAGATGGAGTTTTGCCTGAATCAGGCAAAGCAATGGGCAAATCTGCTGAATAA
- the sat gene encoding sulfate adenylyltransferase, with protein MSKLVAPHGGKGLVCALLEGDALAAELKKATGLKQIEISDRAKGDLIMMGIGGFSPLTGFMTKADWKGVCENLQMADGTFWPVPITLDISAADATDVAVGSEIALVKNGTTFATMLVEEKYEMADEDKKWECEKVFMGEGEESVDGNFWKLAPEDHPGVIMVQAQKEFNLAGPVKVLSEGEYPAEYPGVYLKPAETRAMFEERGWANVAALQLRNPMHRSHEYLAKIAVEVCDGVLIHSLIGNLKPGDIPAPTRVKAIDILIENYFVKENVINAGYPLDMRYAGPREGLLHATFRQNYGVNNMLIGRDHAGVGDFYGLFEAQQIFDRVPVTGDPGKDLLCKPMKIDWTFYCYECDGMASLRTCPHKKESRVILSGTKLRKALSDGAEVVDHFGRDKVLVYLRDYYEGLTEKVEVKMQKAASGSAM; from the coding sequence ATGTCTAAGTTAGTAGCACCACACGGCGGTAAAGGGTTGGTCTGTGCGCTTCTCGAAGGCGATGCTTTAGCAGCAGAGCTGAAGAAGGCAACAGGACTTAAACAGATTGAAATTTCTGACCGCGCCAAAGGCGATCTTATCATGATGGGTATCGGTGGATTCTCTCCACTGACCGGTTTTATGACCAAAGCTGATTGGAAGGGAGTTTGTGAGAACCTTCAAATGGCTGATGGTACCTTCTGGCCTGTACCTATTACCCTTGATATCAGTGCAGCAGATGCAACAGATGTAGCCGTAGGCTCTGAGATTGCCCTGGTAAAAAATGGTACCACCTTTGCCACCATGTTGGTCGAAGAGAAGTACGAGATGGCTGATGAAGATAAAAAGTGGGAATGTGAGAAAGTTTTCATGGGCGAAGGTGAAGAATCCGTAGATGGAAACTTCTGGAAGCTCGCTCCTGAAGATCATCCTGGCGTTATCATGGTTCAGGCTCAAAAAGAGTTTAACCTTGCCGGTCCCGTTAAGGTTCTCTCCGAGGGAGAGTATCCTGCAGAGTATCCAGGTGTTTATCTTAAGCCTGCTGAAACCCGTGCCATGTTTGAAGAACGTGGTTGGGCAAATGTTGCGGCTCTTCAACTCCGTAATCCAATGCATCGTTCCCATGAATATCTTGCAAAAATTGCCGTAGAGGTATGTGATGGCGTACTTATTCACTCCTTGATTGGTAACCTTAAGCCAGGTGATATCCCTGCACCTACCCGGGTTAAGGCCATTGATATTCTTATCGAAAATTATTTTGTTAAAGAAAATGTAATCAATGCCGGTTATCCGCTTGATATGCGTTATGCAGGTCCTCGTGAGGGTCTTCTGCACGCAACCTTCCGTCAAAATTATGGTGTCAACAATATGTTGATTGGTCGTGATCATGCTGGAGTTGGTGATTTCTATGGTCTCTTTGAGGCTCAGCAGATTTTTGACCGTGTTCCTGTAACCGGTGATCCCGGCAAAGATCTTCTCTGTAAGCCAATGAAGATCGATTGGACCTTCTACTGCTACGAGTGTGACGGAATGGCCTCTCTTCGTACCTGTCCTCATAAGAAAGAGTCTCGTGTTATTCTTTCTGGTACCAAGCTTCGTAAGGCCCTCTCCGATGGTGCCGAGGTGGTAGATCATTTTGGCCGCGATAAGGTGCTTGTCTATCTTCGTGACTACTATGAGGGACTCACCGAGAAGGTTGAGGTGAAGATGCAAAAGGCCGCTTCCGGTAGCGCTATGTAG
- a CDS encoding nucleoside deaminase, whose product MDVDESFMEVALAQAERALVAGEFPVGCVIVSQGEVVAVGERRNSVSANELDHAEMNALRTLLAQGQPADMEKLVVYSTMEPCLMCYSALIVNGVRNIVYAYEDAMGGGTSLPLSQLAPLYAGIRMNIRPHVLRARSLRLFQQFFSRPQPYLQDSLLCRYTLGQTSTLP is encoded by the coding sequence TTGGACGTTGATGAATCTTTTATGGAGGTGGCTCTGGCGCAGGCTGAGCGAGCTCTGGTCGCGGGCGAATTTCCCGTTGGCTGTGTAATTGTTTCTCAGGGAGAGGTGGTGGCCGTGGGCGAGAGGCGCAACTCTGTCTCTGCCAATGAGTTGGATCATGCCGAGATGAATGCCCTGCGCACCTTATTGGCTCAGGGCCAGCCAGCTGATATGGAAAAGTTGGTGGTCTATTCGACCATGGAACCCTGTCTGATGTGTTATAGTGCCCTTATTGTTAATGGCGTGCGCAATATTGTCTATGCCTATGAGGATGCGATGGGTGGTGGTACGAGCCTGCCCCTCTCTCAGCTTGCTCCGCTCTATGCGGGCATCAGGATGAATATCAGGCCCCATGTTCTGCGGGCGCGGAGTCTGCGCTTGTTTCAGCAATTTTTTAGTCGACCTCAGCCATATCTGCAGGATAGTTTGCTCTGTCGTTACACCCTTGGTCAGACGTCTACCTTGCCGTGA
- a CDS encoding adenylosuccinate synthase, with translation MSSVVVVGAQWGDEGKGKIVDLLTKYSDYIVRFQGGNNAGHTLVVDGKKFVFHIIPSGILYEEKTCMIGNGVILDPGVLLEEMASLKERGLEVKPNRLMISDNAHLIMPYHSQLDQAKESALSASNKIGTTGRGIGPCYMDKVGRVGIKAGDLLDEDLFREKLRCAIEEKNFILTKKFGAPAVDFDSVYRQFMDFAEQLSPYFGNVSVTLDEARRADKNILFEGAQGTQLDIDHGTYPFVTSSNTVAGNACAGSGFGPSHIDAVVGIVKAYTTRVGSGPFPTELFDEKGEELQNKGSEFGATTGRRRRCGWFDGVVANDAVRLNGLTGWALTKLDVLSGQKSIKMASSYDLNGKKLHAMPNNIKDAEALKPVYEEVPGWADEVDGICNYDDLPTEAKDYVRRIEDFTGVPANIVSVGPDRAQTMMLSNPFETKKCCK, from the coding sequence ATGTCCAGTGTTGTAGTTGTAGGTGCCCAATGGGGTGATGAAGGTAAGGGAAAGATTGTAGATTTATTGACAAAATACTCTGATTATATTGTTCGTTTTCAAGGCGGCAATAATGCAGGGCATACCCTTGTTGTAGATGGTAAGAAGTTTGTCTTTCATATTATTCCTTCAGGTATTTTGTACGAAGAGAAGACCTGTATGATCGGTAATGGTGTTATTCTTGATCCGGGCGTATTGCTTGAAGAGATGGCAAGTCTTAAAGAGAGGGGCCTGGAGGTGAAACCAAATCGCTTGATGATCAGTGATAACGCTCATCTCATCATGCCATACCATTCACAGCTTGATCAGGCTAAAGAGTCTGCCCTGTCAGCTAGCAATAAAATTGGTACCACCGGTCGTGGTATTGGTCCTTGCTATATGGATAAGGTGGGTCGTGTAGGAATTAAGGCAGGTGATTTGCTTGACGAAGACCTTTTCAGAGAAAAACTTCGTTGTGCCATTGAAGAGAAGAACTTTATTCTCACCAAAAAATTTGGTGCACCTGCGGTTGATTTTGATTCTGTTTATCGTCAATTTATGGATTTTGCTGAACAACTTTCCCCATATTTTGGTAATGTTTCTGTTACCCTTGATGAGGCACGCCGAGCTGATAAGAATATCCTCTTTGAGGGTGCTCAGGGAACTCAGCTTGATATTGATCACGGTACCTATCCATTTGTAACTTCTTCGAATACTGTTGCAGGTAATGCCTGTGCCGGTTCCGGATTTGGTCCGTCTCATATTGATGCTGTTGTTGGTATCGTTAAGGCTTACACCACCCGTGTCGGTTCTGGTCCTTTCCCAACGGAGCTTTTTGACGAAAAAGGCGAAGAACTGCAGAATAAGGGTTCTGAGTTTGGTGCAACCACCGGTCGTCGTCGTCGTTGTGGTTGGTTTGATGGAGTTGTGGCAAACGATGCTGTTCGTCTCAATGGACTTACCGGTTGGGCCTTGACCAAGCTTGATGTCCTTAGTGGGCAAAAGAGCATCAAAATGGCAAGCTCCTACGATCTGAATGGTAAAAAATTGCATGCAATGCCAAATAATATCAAGGATGCTGAGGCGCTTAAACCTGTATACGAAGAGGTTCCTGGTTGGGCTGATGAAGTCGATGGTATCTGCAACTACGATGACCTGCCAACAGAGGCAAAGGATTATGTTCGTCGTATTGAGGATTTTACTGGTGTTCCTGCTAATATAGTTTCCGTTGGGCCGGATCGTGCACAGACCATGATGCTCTCTAACCCATTTGAAACAAAGAAGTGTTGTAAATAA
- a CDS encoding GTP cyclohydrolase, FolE2/MptA family — protein sequence MKDIQNQRDTRQVDIRKVGVKTVSYPIVVLDKAQKKQHTIAQVNMYVNLPHHFKGTHMSRFVQILAECHGEIDLQNFIKILEKMKERLSAAASHLEMFFPYFLQRDKVDATALLTKYNCGLCGSLQEESNLRLSLDIPIYYSITSGENRTRWGHVDLSLHLEKFYWIEDIIEQVEGAIEVSPIGHDSEVATSTTELAHRIGGALALIDEVESFSLTVHHQSENFSTFAQLESNL from the coding sequence ATGAAAGATATACAAAATCAAAGAGATACCCGCCAGGTGGATATTCGCAAGGTTGGGGTGAAAACAGTATCTTACCCAATTGTTGTTTTGGATAAGGCCCAGAAAAAGCAACATACCATTGCTCAGGTCAATATGTATGTGAATTTGCCGCATCATTTCAAGGGCACTCATATGAGTCGTTTTGTCCAGATTCTTGCCGAGTGTCATGGTGAGATAGATTTACAAAACTTCATCAAGATTCTTGAAAAAATGAAGGAGAGACTTTCGGCTGCGGCTTCGCATCTGGAAATGTTCTTTCCCTATTTCCTGCAACGTGATAAGGTTGATGCTACTGCCCTGTTAACAAAGTATAATTGTGGTCTTTGTGGCTCATTGCAAGAAGAGAGCAACCTGCGATTAAGTCTTGATATTCCTATATACTATTCAATAACCTCAGGGGAAAATAGGACTCGCTGGGGTCATGTCGATCTCTCTTTGCATCTGGAGAAATTTTACTGGATTGAGGATATTATTGAGCAGGTTGAGGGGGCTATTGAGGTAAGTCCTATAGGGCATGATTCAGAGGTGGCTACCTCAACAACAGAGCTTGCCCATCGTATTGGTGGAGCCCTGGCGCTGATAGATGAGGTGGAGAGTTTTTCTTTGACAGTTCACCATCAAAGTGAAAATTTTAGCACCTTTGCTCAGCTTGAGTCTAACCTATAG
- a CDS encoding 3-dehydroquinate synthase family protein — protein sequence MEESREQILALDPETVEKMILTCCSIKAEVVAEDEREGGLRKILNFGHTIGHAIEAESHFSLIHGLAVAIGMVAASRLAFAKGLLAAEEVREVEEIIAGYGLPTEIPLEYDNDNILSYLQVDKKNVAGRVVFVLPERIGATLISDGVTEQEILSVLRQD from the coding sequence CTGGAGGAGAGCAGGGAGCAGATTCTTGCCCTTGATCCCGAAACAGTAGAGAAGATGATTCTTACCTGTTGTTCCATTAAGGCAGAGGTGGTTGCCGAGGATGAGCGCGAGGGCGGTTTGCGTAAGATTCTCAACTTTGGCCATACCATTGGCCATGCCATAGAGGCGGAGTCTCACTTTTCCCTTATCCATGGTTTAGCCGTTGCCATAGGCATGGTGGCTGCTAGCCGACTGGCCTTTGCCAAGGGGCTTCTGGCAGCGGAGGAGGTGAGGGAGGTGGAGGAGATTATTGCCGGTTATGGTCTGCCAACAGAGATTCCGCTAGAATATGATAATGACAATATCCTCTCTTATCTACAGGTGGATAAGAAAAATGTGGCCGGGCGGGTGGTCTTTGTCCTGCCGGAGAGAATTGGCGCCACCCTTATAAGCGACGGAGTGACTGAACAAGAAATTTTGTCTGTTTTACGTCAGGATTAG
- a CDS encoding 3-dehydroquinate synthase family protein gives MAELTVGLGARSYPIRIERGCLDGVGDSLAELQVGNRYAIIVDDYVAGLYGDRLCASLTRAGIRFQLFSFPRGEENKNLTTFADLASRLARARFDRHDAIIALGGGVTGDLAGYLAASYMRGIPFVQVPTTLLSQVDSSVGGKTGVDIPEGKNLVGAFYQPKAVFIDPQVLETLAHEELLGGLAEVIKYGVIWD, from the coding sequence ATGGCAGAGTTAACAGTGGGTTTAGGGGCACGTAGTTATCCTATTCGGATAGAGAGAGGTTGTCTTGACGGGGTTGGTGACAGCCTGGCCGAACTACAGGTGGGTAATCGTTATGCCATTATTGTCGATGATTATGTGGCTGGTCTCTATGGTGATCGGCTCTGTGCTTCGCTTACCAGGGCAGGTATTCGCTTTCAGCTCTTCTCTTTTCCCCGTGGTGAAGAGAACAAAAATCTTACCACCTTTGCAGACCTTGCCTCTCGTCTTGCCCGCGCTCGCTTTGATCGTCATGATGCAATCATAGCCCTTGGTGGTGGGGTGACAGGAGATCTGGCAGGTTATCTTGCTGCATCTTATATGCGTGGCATTCCCTTTGTGCAGGTGCCGACTACCCTGCTCTCTCAGGTGGATAGTTCCGTTGGCGGAAAAACTGGGGTAGACATTCCCGAGGGCAAGAATTTGGTTGGTGCCTTTTATCAGCCCAAGGCCGTCTTTATTGATCCTCAGGTGCTTGAAACCCTGGCCCATGAGGAGTTGCTTGGTGGTCTTGCCGAGGTGATTAAGTATGGTGTTATTTGGGATTGA
- a CDS encoding twin-arginine translocase TatA/TatE family subunit, whose amino-acid sequence MFGIGLPEMILILALALIVVGPDKLPELARSIAKGAMELKKTAEGFKQSIEKEGNPLSETKKELEDAAAALKSNLLATPNFKDGLDKLPDTSDLGEAGAAYRELMKNTSVDAVDTSTFIEIEPESETDKKEEKQDSPGTDHKEKENGAL is encoded by the coding sequence ATGTTTGGAATCGGCCTGCCGGAAATGATTCTCATCCTTGCCCTTGCCCTGATTGTTGTCGGCCCAGACAAACTTCCAGAACTTGCCCGCTCCATTGCCAAGGGCGCCATGGAGCTGAAAAAAACAGCAGAGGGATTCAAACAATCCATAGAGAAAGAGGGTAACCCTCTCAGCGAAACAAAAAAAGAGTTGGAGGATGCCGCTGCTGCCCTGAAAAGCAATCTTCTTGCCACTCCAAACTTCAAAGACGGCCTCGACAAACTCCCCGACACCTCGGATCTGGGTGAGGCAGGCGCGGCCTACCGGGAACTGATGAAGAACACCAGCGTGGACGCGGTTGACACCAGCACCTTCATTGAAATTGAGCCGGAGAGCGAGACGGATAAGAAAGAAGAAAAGCAAGATTCTCCTGGTACTGATCATAAGGAGAAAGAGAATGGGGCATTATAA
- the moaC gene encoding cyclic pyranopterin monophosphate synthase MoaC, whose product MDSETKSPLSHFDESGNAHMVDVGAKGETNRKAYAAGSISMNPEAYRLVKAGTMAKGDVLGVARIAGLMAAKKVDELIPLAHPLLITSSTIDFELMDESYTVNIFATVGMTGKTGVEMEALTAVSISALTIYDMCKAVDKSMKISDIRLLKKTGGKSGIFIRKD is encoded by the coding sequence ATGGATTCTGAGACAAAATCACCACTGAGTCATTTTGATGAGAGCGGCAATGCGCATATGGTTGATGTCGGTGCCAAAGGTGAGACAAACCGTAAGGCTTATGCCGCAGGATCTATTTCTATGAATCCTGAGGCCTATAGACTTGTTAAGGCGGGTACTATGGCCAAGGGGGATGTGCTTGGTGTTGCGAGAATTGCAGGACTTATGGCAGCAAAGAAGGTAGATGAGCTTATTCCTCTTGCTCATCCCCTTTTGATAACTAGCTCAACCATTGATTTTGAACTTATGGATGAGAGCTATACGGTGAATATCTTTGCCACGGTTGGCATGACTGGTAAAACTGGTGTCGAGATGGAGGCCCTCACAGCGGTTTCTATATCGGCCCTGACCATTTATGACATGTGTAAGGCCGTTGACAAATCTATGAAAATTAGTGATATTCGTCTGCTGAAAAAGACAGGCGGAAAAAGTGGTATATTTATTCGTAAAGACTAA
- the dnaJ gene encoding molecular chaperone DnaJ → MTIDYYETLSVERDADQGTIKKAYRKLAMKYHPDRNQGDKEAETLFKECTEAYEVLRDESKRRIYDTYGHEGLKNNGQRDTGGAGDIFSHFGDLFGFGGGGGRSQARRNGPIEGNDLRYDVSISFMESIQGVSKEVKLSRRETCWTCEGTGSRPGYQPQTCPTCNGRGQVLRSQGFFQVSTTCPECEGEGQVIKEPCNDCHGEGLVKKTKTVAIKIPAGVDTGARMRLRGEGEGGRRGGPSGDLFVIVHVSSHEFFERDGDTIYCRLPVSMTTAALGDTVDVPTVHGKKNLKIPAGSQSGERFTLRGEGVPSLRGRGNGDMVVELHVETPTGLCEEQKKMLRDFHSFCEEHGQHEKTKGFFAKLFDEVLGKNK, encoded by the coding sequence ATGACTATTGATTATTACGAAACATTATCTGTTGAACGAGATGCGGATCAGGGCACTATAAAAAAGGCCTACCGCAAGTTGGCAATGAAGTATCACCCGGATCGCAATCAAGGGGACAAGGAAGCTGAGACTCTTTTTAAAGAGTGTACTGAGGCCTATGAAGTACTTCGTGATGAAAGTAAACGCCGAATATATGATACCTATGGTCACGAAGGGTTAAAGAATAATGGCCAGCGTGATACGGGCGGTGCCGGTGATATTTTCTCTCATTTTGGCGATTTATTTGGCTTTGGTGGCGGTGGTGGAAGATCTCAGGCGCGTCGAAATGGGCCGATTGAGGGAAATGATCTGCGTTACGATGTCTCTATCTCTTTTATGGAGTCGATACAAGGTGTCTCCAAAGAGGTGAAGCTTTCTCGTCGTGAAACCTGTTGGACCTGCGAGGGAACAGGAAGTCGGCCGGGCTATCAGCCTCAGACCTGTCCCACCTGTAATGGTCGTGGCCAGGTTCTTCGTTCGCAAGGATTTTTTCAGGTCAGTACAACCTGCCCGGAATGTGAGGGCGAGGGCCAGGTGATTAAAGAGCCATGTAATGACTGTCATGGTGAAGGTCTGGTCAAAAAGACTAAGACTGTTGCTATCAAAATTCCTGCCGGAGTTGATACGGGCGCTCGTATGCGTTTGCGTGGTGAGGGTGAAGGCGGACGTCGTGGTGGTCCCTCCGGTGATCTCTTCGTCATAGTCCATGTATCATCCCATGAATTTTTTGAACGTGATGGTGACACAATTTACTGTCGTTTGCCTGTGTCAATGACCACGGCAGCTCTTGGTGATACGGTTGATGTTCCCACTGTTCATGGCAAGAAAAATTTGAAAATACCTGCTGGTAGCCAATCCGGAGAGCGATTCACTCTGCGTGGTGAAGGTGTCCCCTCTCTTAGAGGTCGGGGTAACGGTGATATGGTGGTTGAGCTTCATGTGGAAACCCCCACCGGTCTTTGTGAAGAGCAGAAGAAAATGCTTCGGGATTTTCACTCTTTTTGTGAGGAACATGGCCAGCACGAAAAAACGAAGGGCTTTTTTGCAAAACTTTTTGATGAAGTTCTTGGAAAAAACAAATAA
- the dksA gene encoding RNA polymerase-binding protein DksA, with protein MDKDVLEHFRQQLLDKRQEILQEVDKTLGDMTDQTANIPDPNDRATVESGRNFELRLRDRERKLLGKVDAAIVRLEEGEFGICEACGEDITLKRLEARPVTTLCIDCKTLQENEEKSVAE; from the coding sequence ATGGATAAAGATGTGTTGGAACATTTTCGTCAGCAGTTGCTGGATAAGCGTCAAGAAATTCTACAAGAAGTTGATAAAACCCTCGGTGATATGACCGATCAGACGGCAAATATCCCAGATCCTAATGACAGGGCTACGGTCGAATCTGGCCGAAATTTTGAGTTGCGTCTTCGTGACCGGGAGCGTAAACTGCTCGGTAAGGTTGATGCGGCTATTGTTAGGCTTGAAGAGGGTGAATTTGGTATCTGTGAGGCCTGTGGGGAAGATATTACCCTGAAGCGCCTTGAGGCCAGACCCGTAACAACCCTTTGTATTGACTGTAAAACACTACAAGAAAATGAAGAGAAATCTGTCGCAGAATAG
- a CDS encoding radical SAM protein, translated as MVDSVARTVGFQAGERNVFLHILTACNLSCAHCYINPEQHGSNTLDKETIAHWLDLFADAEKKSNLILLGGEPTLHPDLAEIISIAKAKGFSVTVDSNGYLHHDLLERTSPEELDYLSFSLDGPDAAVNDPVRGEGVYDVCVANIRRAIAKGFRVSLIYTVSGRNIEALDRMPALLDSLGVERFFIQVIGLRGESAKAGKGDLQVDRRRWFEVVPAVAADAAARGIHVTWPKVFLGDGEVFQCAGNVAENYFVFPNGRVYQCPLCEDYPLHSYCIKDGQLQAREGLTEKNFFSLDIAEGCVMNKLLQPENISYRDGVVENKISCCMLKQEMVGVTR; from the coding sequence ATGGTGGATTCTGTGGCGCGGACTGTGGGCTTCCAGGCAGGGGAGCGTAATGTCTTTTTACATATATTGACTGCGTGTAATCTTTCCTGTGCGCACTGCTATATCAATCCCGAGCAGCACGGTAGTAATACCCTTGATAAAGAGACCATTGCCCATTGGCTTGATCTCTTTGCTGATGCTGAAAAAAAGTCTAACCTTATCCTCCTGGGAGGTGAGCCCACTCTCCACCCGGACCTTGCCGAGATAATATCGATTGCTAAGGCCAAGGGCTTTTCCGTAACCGTTGATTCCAATGGCTATCTGCACCATGATCTCTTGGAGCGAACAAGTCCTGAGGAGTTGGATTATCTCAGCTTTAGCCTTGATGGGCCCGATGCTGCGGTTAATGATCCCGTCCGTGGTGAAGGTGTTTATGATGTCTGCGTAGCTAATATTCGCAGGGCAATTGCCAAGGGCTTTCGGGTCAGTCTTATCTATACGGTCAGCGGTCGTAATATAGAGGCGCTGGATCGTATGCCTGCCCTTCTTGATTCCCTTGGGGTGGAACGGTTTTTTATTCAGGTCATTGGCCTGCGGGGAGAGTCGGCCAAGGCTGGTAAGGGGGATCTGCAGGTAGATCGGCGTCGTTGGTTCGAGGTGGTGCCGGCAGTGGCGGCAGATGCCGCAGCCAGAGGGATTCATGTAACCTGGCCCAAGGTCTTTTTAGGGGACGGGGAGGTCTTTCAGTGTGCGGGCAATGTGGCAGAGAACTATTTTGTCTTTCCCAATGGCCGGGTCTATCAGTGTCCTCTCTGTGAGGATTATCCGCTCCACTCTTACTGCATTAAAGATGGTCAGCTGCAGGCGCGGGAGGGTTTGACTGAAAAGAATTTCTTTTCTCTTGATATAGCTGAGGGGTGTGTGATGAATAAACTGCTTCAGCCTGAAAACATCAGCTATCGGGATGGGGTGGTGGAGAACAAGATCTCCTGCTGTATGCTTAAGCAGGAGATGGTTGGTGTAACTCGCTAG
- the tatC gene encoding twin-arginine translocase subunit TatC codes for MGHYNLEQTIPMLERSLALFRPHHLELRKRIIRIGIAIVLCSAVAYIFSEQIARACITPLQEASPLVYKLVYTNLPEAFLAYIKLALLIGLICSMPYCIYQSWAFIAPGLTKKERSIARTVVFWSTLLFLAGGSFAFFIILPKILSYFMSYTSEAMRPLPKLGLYLTFVGRTILTFGIAFQIPFLMLMAGKANLVQARYFRQKRMYFYIAIITLSFLLCAGDLMASALLSGPLFLLYESGIFLSALFNRVKASKKDDA; via the coding sequence ATGGGGCATTATAATCTCGAACAGACAATTCCAATGCTTGAACGTAGCCTTGCCCTCTTTCGCCCGCATCACCTGGAGCTACGCAAAAGGATTATCCGCATCGGCATTGCAATTGTTCTCTGTTCTGCAGTTGCCTATATATTTTCCGAACAAATTGCCCGGGCATGCATTACGCCACTGCAGGAGGCAAGCCCTCTTGTCTACAAATTGGTATACACCAATCTCCCCGAGGCCTTTCTCGCCTATATCAAGCTTGCCCTCCTCATTGGCCTTATATGCAGCATGCCCTACTGCATATACCAGAGTTGGGCCTTTATTGCGCCCGGTCTCACCAAGAAGGAGAGGAGCATCGCCAGAACAGTGGTCTTCTGGTCAACCCTGCTCTTTCTGGCCGGGGGGAGTTTTGCCTTTTTCATTATACTGCCCAAAATACTCTCCTACTTTATGAGCTACACCTCGGAGGCCATGAGGCCACTACCCAAGCTCGGACTCTACCTGACCTTTGTCGGACGAACCATCCTGACCTTTGGCATTGCCTTCCAGATCCCATTTCTTATGCTGATGGCCGGCAAAGCAAACCTCGTACAGGCCCGCTACTTTCGCCAGAAGAGGATGTACTTCTATATAGCCATCATCACCCTCTCCTTTCTCCTCTGCGCAGGCGACCTTATGGCCTCGGCCCTTCTCTCCGGCCCCCTGTTCCTCCTCTACGAATCAGGCATTTTCCTCAGCGCCCTCTTCAACAGAGTTAAGGCAAGCAAGAAGGATGATGCTTAG